Part of the Rhodococcus sp. OK302 genome is shown below.
CACTATCGGTATCGGATTCTTCGCTACGTCGACAGGTTTGTTCTACGGCGGCGACTACAAGCAACTGGTGGTTCAGATCGTGATTGCACTGTCAGCTCTCATCTTCACCGGCGTACTTACCGCGATTATCGGCTTCGCTCTCAAGCCTCTCGGCTGGCGAATCTCGGCCGAGGACGAAGCACGCGGCATCGACGAGACCCAACACGCAGAGACCGCATACGACCTCGCGTGATCAGCACGTGATTAGAGTGAAATCGCAGCACTTCAGAGTTGGAAAGGGATGAGCACATGAAGCTGATCACAGCAATCGTCAAGCCGTTCACGCTCGAGGACGTCAAAACCGGGCTCGAGCAGGCCGGGGTGCTGGGTATGACAGTCAGCGAAGTTCAGGGTTACGGTCGCCAGAAGGGCCACACCGAGGTGTACCGAGGTGCGGAGTATTCCGTGGACTTCGTGCCGAAGGTTCGGGTTGAGGTCGTTGTCGACGACGCGGCGGTGGACAAGGTGGTCGAGGTGATCGTGGAGGCTGCCCGCACCGGCAAGATCGGTGACGGCAAGGTTTGGGTTTCACCGGTCGAGTCGGTTATCCGGGTTCGCACCGGCGAACGCGGTAGCGATGCACTCTGACCCGAAAGGGTCCGAGAACTTCGGCCCTGGTTCCGTCGCCAAAGCGACGGGGCCAGGGCCGGTCTCGTCAGGGCGATCCGACGAAGCCGCGGACCTGGCCCGCGCACGAAAGGCCCTGTTGACCGGCGGTGCCGCGAAACGCAAGCTCGACGCTCCGGCTCTGCGACATGCTCTGGTGGACCTGCATGAGTTCTGGCTCACCACCAAGGGTGCAGAACTGGGAATCAAACCGGATTGCGGATTTGCGATAGTGGCGGTCGGTGGACTGGGGCGGCATGAACTGCTGCCGTATTCCGATCTTGATCTGATCTTGTTGCACGACGACATGGACCCAGCGGTGGTGGCGCAGGTTGCGGACAGCCTCTGGTACCCGCTCTGGGATGCACACATCAAACTCGACCACAGTGTGCGGACCATTCCGCAGGCACTTCAGGTTGCGGCGACGGATATCACCGCCTCGCTCGGCATGCTCGAGGCTCGGCACATCGCCGGCGACGTCGAGCTGAGCAATCTGCTGATCAGCGGTGTCCGACGGCAGTGGCGGATGGATATTCGAAGTCGATTCGACGAGCTGATCGCTCAGACCCGCACGCGGTGGGAACGCAGCGGTGAGATCGCCCATCGAGCCGAGCCGGATCTCAAGAGCGGTCGCGGGGGATTGCGTGACGTGCAGCTGCTCAATGCCCTCTCGATAGCGCAGTTGACGGACGGTATGCCTGGTCTCGGTCCCAATTCGCCGGGTGGCGGCCTGGCTTTGGCGCATCGGCGATTGCTGGACGTGCGTACCGAATTGCATCGTGTTGCCGGTCGTGCCCGAGATCAGCTGCGCGCGCAGGACGCGGACGAGATCGGTGCGGCATTGCGGATCGGTGACCGCTTCGACCTCGCTCGTCTGCTCAGTGAATCGGCGCGCACTATCAGCTACTCGGTGGACGTCGGAATCCGTACTGCTGGAAACTCTTTGCCTCGCCGTGGCTTGTCGCGGTTGCGCCGGGCACCCGTTCGTCGACCGCTCGACGAAGGGGTTGTCGAGCATGCCGGGGAAGTGGTGCTGGCGCGCGATGCCCGGCCCAAGAAGGATCCGGGACTCATCATGCGGGTGGCGGCCGCTGCGGCGTCCGGCGGCCTGCCGATCTCGGCGTCGACGCTGAATCGGTTGGCGGACAACGCTCCTGAATTGCGTGAGCCGTGGCCCAAGAATGCTGTCAACGATCTTCTGGTGTTGCTGGGGTCAGGTTCGCGCGCCGTGCCGGTCATCGAGGCTCTTGATCGCACGGGACTGTGGGGGCGACTGTTGCCGGAATGGGGCACTATTCGCGACCTGCCACCGCGCGACGCGGTGCATACCTGGACCGTTGATCGGCATCTTGTCGAAACTGCCGCGTATGCAAGCGGATTCACGACGCGGGTCGCTCGGCCGGATCTGCTGATGCTCGGCGCTCTGATTCACGACATCGGAAAGGGTCGCGGGGGCGATCACAGTGTTGTCGGCGCAGAGTTGGCTACCGCGATCGGAAATCGGTTGGGGCTCTGGCCTTCCGACGTGGCAACGCTGGCCGCGATAGTGCGACATCACTTGTTGTTGCCGGAAACTGCGACGCGTCGAGATCTGGATGATCCGGCGACGGTCCAGCGGGTTGTCGATGCTCTCGACGGTGACGGAACTCTGTTGGATCTGCTGCATGCACTCGCCGAGGCCGATTCTCTGGCAACCGGACCGGGAGTGTGGGGTGACTGGAAATCGACGTTGATCGGTGAACTGGTGCGCCGCTGCCGCCTGCTGATGGCCGGGGAGGAATTGCCGGTACCCGACCCTCTGGACCCGCAGCAGTTGTCGGTCGCCGAGGACGGCGGTGTGCATGTGTCCTTGGTTCCGGCCGAGAATCTGCACAGCTTCCTCGTCACGATCATCGCCCCGGATACGCCGGGGTTGCTTTCGCGAGCCGCGGGCGTTCTCGCGTTGGCGTCGTTGCGGGTGCATTCCGCTTCGCTCGGAGCCCACGGGGGATCGGCGGTCAATACGTTCGTGGTGACGCCGCGGTTCGGGACTCCACCGCAGGCGGTGCTGCTCCGTCAGGAATTGATCCGCGCGTCGGCGGGTGAGTTGAACTTGCTCGACCTGCTCGACGCCAAGGAAGCTGAAGCGCGGGCCGACCAATGGGAGGATCCGATTCAGGCGAACAAGAATTCGGCTGTGCCGGTTCTGTACGCGCAGGCCCCACCGCGGGTGATCTGGTTCGACTCTCCCGGTGACGGTCAGGCGATCCTCGAGCTTCGCACCGAGGATCGGGTCGGGTTGCTCTGCCGTTTGGCTGCGGCGCTCGAGCACAGCGGTGCCGATATTCGGTGGGCGAAGGTCGCAACCCTGGGTTCGTCCGTCATCGACTCGTTCTGTCTCGACTTCGGACAGGCCGATTCGCGGGCGATCCGGGAACGTGTGGAGGACGCAGTTCTCGGTGTCGTCCCGCTGCCCTATCCGGAGAAGAAAGCCGACTAGAGACGGTTACGTCCGCATCGGCTGGGATCGATGCGGACGTAGCAGCTAGGCTGGTGCCCGAGAATATCCACGGCCAACTCGCACGACATTCAGGAGCGCACTCGGTGTTCGAATCCCTTTCCGACAGATTGACCGGATCTCTCAAGGATCTGCGTGGTAAGGGTCGTCTGTCCGGCGCCGATATCGACGCTACGGCCCGTGAGATCCGCCTCGCACTTCTCGAGGCCGACGTGGCGCTGCCCGTGGTGCGCAGCTTCATCGCCAAGGTCAAGGAACGCGCGAAGGGCGTCGAGGTTTCCGGCGCACTCAACCCGGCCCAGCAGGTCGTCAAGATCGTCAACGAAGAACTCGTTCAGGTTCTCGGCGGCGAAACGCGTCGACTGCAGTTCGCGAAGAACCCGCCGACGGTCATCATGCTGGCCGGTCTGCAGGGTTCCGGTAAGACCACGTTGGCCGGAAAGCTGGCCAAGTGGCTCAAGGACCAGGGCCACACGCCCCTTCTGGTCGCTTGTGACCTTCAGCGCCCCGGCGCCGTCACTCAGCTGCAGATCGTCGGTGAGCGCGCGGGAGCAGCAGTCTTCGCGCCGCATCCCGGCACCTCCATCGGTGGTGGCGACAACGCACTCGGTGTCTCCGCTGCCGACCCCGTCGAGGTAGCGCGCGCGGGTGTCGAAGAAGCACGCAACAAGCATTACGACGTGGTCATCGTCGATACGGCCGGTCGCCTCGGTATCGATTCGGAGTTGATGGCTCAGGCCGCCGGCATCCGTGACGCCGTCAACCCCGACGAAACCATCTTCGTTCTCGACTCGATGATCGGTCAGGACGCGGTCAGCACCGCCGACGCTTTCCGTGAGGGAGTCGGCATCACCGGCGTCGTCCTCACCAAGCTCGACGGCGACGCCCGAGGCGGCGCCGCGCTGAGCGTCCGTGAGGTCACCGGCCAGCCGATTCTGTTTGCGTCCACAGGCGAGAAGCTCGAAGAC
Proteins encoded:
- a CDS encoding P-II family nitrogen regulator — encoded protein: MKLITAIVKPFTLEDVKTGLEQAGVLGMTVSEVQGYGRQKGHTEVYRGAEYSVDFVPKVRVEVVVDDAAVDKVVEVIVEAARTGKIGDGKVWVSPVESVIRVRTGERGSDAL
- the ffh gene encoding signal recognition particle protein, with the protein product MFESLSDRLTGSLKDLRGKGRLSGADIDATAREIRLALLEADVALPVVRSFIAKVKERAKGVEVSGALNPAQQVVKIVNEELVQVLGGETRRLQFAKNPPTVIMLAGLQGSGKTTLAGKLAKWLKDQGHTPLLVACDLQRPGAVTQLQIVGERAGAAVFAPHPGTSIGGGDNALGVSAADPVEVARAGVEEARNKHYDVVIVDTAGRLGIDSELMAQAAGIRDAVNPDETIFVLDSMIGQDAVSTADAFREGVGITGVVLTKLDGDARGGAALSVREVTGQPILFASTGEKLEDFDVFHPDRMASRILGMGDVLSLIEQAEQVFDADQAEATAAKIGSGQLTLEDFLDQMMAVRKMGPIGNLLGMLPGAGGMKDALANVDEKQLDRIQAIIRGMTPAEREDPKIINASRRLRIANGSGVKVSDVNQLVDRFFDARKMMAAMAGRMGLPGARKQVRSKKGKKGKKGGKGPTQPKMRGGFPGMGGFPGMPGGMPAGMPDLSGMPPGLDQLPPGLEGIDLSQLKLPKK
- a CDS encoding [protein-PII] uridylyltransferase, whose translation is MHSDPKGSENFGPGSVAKATGPGPVSSGRSDEAADLARARKALLTGGAAKRKLDAPALRHALVDLHEFWLTTKGAELGIKPDCGFAIVAVGGLGRHELLPYSDLDLILLHDDMDPAVVAQVADSLWYPLWDAHIKLDHSVRTIPQALQVAATDITASLGMLEARHIAGDVELSNLLISGVRRQWRMDIRSRFDELIAQTRTRWERSGEIAHRAEPDLKSGRGGLRDVQLLNALSIAQLTDGMPGLGPNSPGGGLALAHRRLLDVRTELHRVAGRARDQLRAQDADEIGAALRIGDRFDLARLLSESARTISYSVDVGIRTAGNSLPRRGLSRLRRAPVRRPLDEGVVEHAGEVVLARDARPKKDPGLIMRVAAAAASGGLPISASTLNRLADNAPELREPWPKNAVNDLLVLLGSGSRAVPVIEALDRTGLWGRLLPEWGTIRDLPPRDAVHTWTVDRHLVETAAYASGFTTRVARPDLLMLGALIHDIGKGRGGDHSVVGAELATAIGNRLGLWPSDVATLAAIVRHHLLLPETATRRDLDDPATVQRVVDALDGDGTLLDLLHALAEADSLATGPGVWGDWKSTLIGELVRRCRLLMAGEELPVPDPLDPQQLSVAEDGGVHVSLVPAENLHSFLVTIIAPDTPGLLSRAAGVLALASLRVHSASLGAHGGSAVNTFVVTPRFGTPPQAVLLRQELIRASAGELNLLDLLDAKEAEARADQWEDPIQANKNSAVPVLYAQAPPRVIWFDSPGDGQAILELRTEDRVGLLCRLAAALEHSGADIRWAKVATLGSSVIDSFCLDFGQADSRAIRERVEDAVLGVVPLPYPEKKAD